In Gossypium hirsutum isolate 1008001.06 chromosome A10, Gossypium_hirsutum_v2.1, whole genome shotgun sequence, the DNA window GGTTTACAAGCTAAGTGGAAATAATAAAGCAATCTCCTATATTTATAATAGAATTTTTATTACAAAGAAATGGCAACAAACTCTTCCACTAGGTGTTGACAAAAACATTAAAACCACAACATTCTCATGAAAAATGGAGTATTTAAGAAAATTCAAGTTGATGAAAGCAAGGGCCGATGTTGCCGGTTCTGCAACCATTCAAGTCTATATATTTGCCGGTTCCAAGTTCAACGGTTCTTGTAACTCTGAATTGATAGGGAAAAGGTTACATTGTGCATATTGTGCCATTAATTGGTCCACAAGCACCAACGCTACCATCGCTTCAACCATCGGCACCGCTGCATCACCCAAATCAACACCACAGATTCATTAAAATCCTAACTGAGATTAATATCATAGCTATTTGTAGATATTGTTTGGAAATGAAGGACAATATCAAATGGTTTAACATGATTTTCCAATCGATGTAAGATGTTAGTCCTAGTTCTCAAGGAATTTAGTTGCCTTCGAAAATGGCAGTTGCAAAAGGAAAATGTATAGATACTAATCTACGAAAGAAGGTAAAGGAGGACGGAAAACTATCATCCAAAAGAAATACCTCGAGGGACAACACAAGGATCATGACGACCACGGGCTAGTAGTTCTATCTCTTGTTTTTCTCGAGTCACCGTGTGCTGTTTCTTCTGCAGAAAATATCACAAAAGCCACACCAATTTTTAACTGAACTAAGAACCAAAAACTGTGAAAAGAATACTGTAAACAAAAATAGGACAACTGTTACCTAATTTGAACACAAAAATGTGATTAATTTAAACATAAGTAGCAGCTATATTTTAACTCGGGCGCTGGTATGACTATAGGTATGTATCTGACATGGATATatccaaaattttctaagttttctctttttgttttcagATATAAATCAAACATCATTATCAAATGGACTCCAGACTACTAGTTCTCAAAAACAACAGCCTAGCGCCAAAGATAAACCCCGTTCACTTAAGAGTTAACACAAAGAGCAGCAGAAACTTCAAGACTATTTTATGACAACCTTGGAAAGTTCATAACGCACTCTTTACAAATCCAAACAGAGTTTAGacaataaaaacaaattatatgATATAAAGATTTATAACACAAATCATACTAGTCATACAATGTAGGAAACAAATAAGCAGGCAAAGAAAATTAAACTTACACCAATTGTAGCTGTTGGCTTGAAAGCTACTCTCATATTTATAATTTCCCCATTGGATATTCCACCCTGTAAGTCAACATTACAATCACATAATTTGTGTCAGAACTAATGAATTTAGCCAAGAACTAAGAAGTTGgagaataaaaacaaatcagtttGTATTTGCTGCATTGGTTATCGGCATACCAATAGAGTATTGCTACCAAGACAGACAGAGATAACAACAAACTAAGTCACCCGAACTATGGTGTGTGTAAGACACGAGTATGTATCCAAAATGAATATCTTAATTTTTCTCAATGCTTTTCCATGTATTCAATAGGTCATATCCCCATACCATGTCCAGATATGTGTTGGACATTGGTGTTGGACGTGGGCAACTACTGAGAGTCAAATCAAGAAagataacaaataaaataaacaccTGTATCCCACCGGAGCGATTTGTTCTTGTCCTTATTCTTCCATGTTCATCAGTATAGAACTCATCATTATGTTCACTACCGGTCAAGAAAGTACCTGCAAGGGGTTTTATTGGACAGCATTTAGAACAAACTTACAATGCAACTAAGCTGAAAAATTACCACACAGACCATTtaccaactcaattaaaaaaagatttagaTAAATGAACAGTAGTACCACGAAAGTACAAAAATTTCTTAACCTGCAAATCCACTCCCAAATTCAAAGCCTTTGGTTGCAGGTAGTGACATTACAGCCTTAGCAAGCTCTGCTTCAAGCTTATCAAAAACTGGTGAACCAAGCCCCTGACATGGAAGAATATAGATTTTCAGTTCTATAGAAAACTTCCAGGAGAATTTGGATGGTACAACTAAAGCATTTCCATCATTTTAAGATCAAGGGCTACCTAAATTTTCAGTCTAAACATGTGCGTATGAGAGAGACAGAATGTACATACGCGTGGAGCATTCCTCACTATGCATGTGACAACTCCGCCAATAGAATTTCCTCTTGTCCGCACAGCATCAATAGCAGCGATCATTTTCTCAGCATAATCAGGATTTGGGCACCTCACAATATTGCTCTCTATCTGACAACATGTAGTCGAAAATAGTTAGATAATGGCTACAATAAATTGGTCTGAAATGAAAGGAAGTCAACAATCTAGACAAATTGTGAGCGAAAGTTGACCAAAATGCGTAATATATCTCAAGATAAATACATTTTAGAAATTGAGGAAAAGTCTCTAGTAACCAACAACAACTTGTTTTAGATCAAGACTTAAATAACTGAGAAGAGTTTAAACCTGATCAAGAGTTACAGTGTCATGGTCAACTGAGCCATCTGGAAGAACAACCTGGTGAACTTGAGAGACATAGGCAAGAACCTAAAAGACAAGATAGACATTACGaagaaacccaaaaataaaagacACACAATTTCGTAAGAGAACTAGAATCCACACCCCTATCCATTGAAGCTTGAAACATAGTTAAAGACTTAACACTATGTTGTACTGAATTTATTCATCCATTCAACACAAGACAGATGTTTTCAATGAGAAACACATCATGTCAGGATAACAGTTATCATTTTTTTGTTTGTTAGTAAAATCATAGATTAATTGTTTTGAAGCCCAAACAAATTAACCAAAACCCTAATGACTACCAAGTACAAATATTATCATAACTTCAGAGAAAAGAATAGTGAATTACAACCATATAAAACAAGATTAAAGGATAAAAAGTTCAATCTGACCAGCTGAAGACATACCTCAGTTCCTGAAAACAGCTTGAGAATTTTCTTAGCAATAGCTCCAGAGGCAACTCTTCCAATGGTTTCTCTGGCGGATGATCTGCCACCACCCTTCAATTACAAGTCCAATTCAGATGATTGCGTCCAAACAACTCTACTTCTCTTATAAAACAAtggaagaaattgaaatattGGGTTGATAATAAAGGGCATTACCTGCACTGCCCTGACACCATATTTCATGTCATAAGTGGCATCAGCATGAGATGGCCTATAAGCTATTGACATTTCCTTGTAATCCTGAAAGTAGAATGGCATCATCAA includes these proteins:
- the LOC121207734 gene encoding chorismate synthase, chloroplastic, which produces MASSITSKPFLGATKPNSSLSPDLQRLSFSSLRISIKPRTHKKLQIQAAGSTFGNYFRVTTFGESHGGGVGCIVDGCPPRIPLSEADLQGDLDRRRPGQSRITTPRKETDTCRIYSGVSEGVTTGTPIHVLVPNTDQRGHDYKEMSIAYRPSHADATYDMKYGVRAVQGGGRSSARETIGRVASGAIAKKILKLFSGTEVLAYVSQVHQVVLPDGSVDHDTVTLDQIESNIVRCPNPDYAEKMIAAIDAVRTRGNSIGGVVTCIVRNAPRGLGSPVFDKLEAELAKAVMSLPATKGFEFGSGFAGTFLTGSEHNDEFYTDEHGRIRTRTNRSGGIQGGISNGEIINMRVAFKPTATIGKKQHTVTREKQEIELLARGRHDPCVVPRAVPMVEAMVALVLVDQLMAQYAQCNLFPINSELQEPLNLEPANI